The genome window GTCGGGACAAAGGGTATGATGACTTCCAGCTCATTGATTTCGTCGGTCGACCGTGTGGCTGGCGGCTGAACGGTCAGAGGCGTCACCGCATACCGCACGGCCACAGCAGACAGATCCGACGACACAAACACATAGCGGCAGGGATGAGCCCAGTTGGCTGACGGGGCATCGTCCACCATAAAAACCCAGTTCGCCTCCCATGGCGGAGCGATGCCCCGATCCTGCCATGTCGTCATTTTCATGCGGTCACGGTAAGCCAAAGTGCGTACTGCGGATACTTCCACCGCATCGGTCTGATTGTCCAAAACCACAGACAACACCCGCTCGCGTGCCTCGTCAAACGTCGCGTCGACCTTTGCCGTCCATCCTGTCGCACAAAAATAAAGCGGCTGCCAAGCCTCGCCCCGCCGACGGGCTCCCAGAGTGTAATCAATGTCCTCGGCCGTTGCGGTGGTCGTCCACACGTCATGGCCATGAGTGGATCCCATGAAATCAGACGTTTTCCATTGGAGCAATTTTGCAGGGACAGATGACGCATCCGTCAGCAGCGGCTCCAGCTCACTGACATATTGTTCGTCGGATGCAGCCTGTCGCACAGGATCATCCGCAAAATCAGCCATCCATTGTTCCAGTTCCGTAGCGGCAAAGCCCGTGCAAGCCGACGCTATCAGCAGCCCGGTCACCGCAAGCCACGTATTCCATAGACGTGAGCGCGTCCCTTTATTCGATTCATTTACACAGGACATAAACACCTCAATACTGAAATATAACGGTCATTAGAAAATACATGCATGAGCATTAGCACAGCACCATCGCCGACGTAAAGCGCGAGCCTTACCATTTCGCATTATGAAAATTTTCACTATCCATATCAGCGAATCTTGCATATCATAAAAACCACTGAGAAGAAGGAGTTTTGCCATGAAGAGATCATTGGCCCGCATTAGAAAACATGACAACACCCAGGGCTTTACGCTGATCGAGATTATGATTGTCGTGGCCATCATCGGATTGTTAACCTCCATCGCCATCCCCTCGTTTCTGCACGTCAGGGAAAAGACAATGGAAAGAACCCAACAAACGAACTGCCGTCAAATTGAAGCGGCTATAGCACGGTACGCGATGGATGTGGGTGCAACCAACGGCCAGCTCTTCGTGTGGAATACGTTTAAATCCTACCTGCGACAGCAGGATTTAAACTCCTATACAGTAGCTTCCGCCATTCCCGATGCCACAACATTTCTTGTCGGCGGCACCGTCAATTACGAATAGCGCGGCAGTCAGACCATTTCCAGCGACAGGTCGACCGATGGTGCGGAATGCGTCAGACAGCCGAGAGAAATGGCATCCACTCCGCTGGCCGCAATATCCTTCACATTGGCCAGCGTAATACCGCCCGAAGCTTCCGTCAGGCAGATGCCTTTGCAGAGATCCACACATTCCCGCAGTTTTTCCGGCCCCATATTATCTAGAAGAACCCATTCCGGTTTCATGGGCAACGCCTGCCGCAGTTCGTCGACGGTTTCGACTTCAATCTCGATCATGACATCAGAAAACATATCTCTGGCATGACGAACGGCTTCACCCAGATCACCCCGCTGCTGTTCCGCCCACATAGCGCGGTGATTGTCTTTAATTAAGACGCGGTCATACAATCCCATGCGATGATTGGAGCCACCGCCGCAACGCACCGCGTATTTTTCCAACAGCCGCATCCCGGGTGTCGTTTTCCGCGTATCCAGAATTTTTGTGCCAAAGGGTTCCGTAATGCAGGTAAAGGTTCGGGTCATAGTGGCCACACCGGACAGGCGCTGCATAAAATTCAATGCGGTCCGCTCGGCAGTTAACAACGACTGCACAGGCCCGCGTACCGATAAAATATTGGTTCCGGCAGTGACCTCACAGCCATCGGGAACCAGTGTTGTGACTTCAATACGGGCATCCACCATCTGAAACACCATCCGCGCCAGCGGTCCACCGCTGACGACACAGGTTTCCTTTGCCAGTAAGACCGCTTCCCCCTGTTTACCAGAATCAATCATCGCGATAGAGGTGATATCGCCACGCTCCCCCAAATCTTCATCCAGTGCCATTTTAACCAGTGCCTGCTGGCCTTCAGGAAAATAGTTCTCCACTTCATCCACAATCATTTTTGTACTCATCGCCGTTTTCCTTTCTCGTTCTTCTTATGAAAATCCGGTTTTTTACGTTTATGCTGCCGCTTCATGGGGGGGGTAAAGGTTTTGCCGCTCAATGTGGCCTTTACTTGATTCATTTCGTCACGCAAAACGGCAGCGCGTTCAAATTCCAGCAGACGGGCCGCTTCCAGCATTTCTTTTTCCAGCTGAACCAGTACCTCATTAATGTCATACTGCGCGCTGTCCCCTCCCATGACCTGTTCATTCATTTTTTCGGCCTGTTTTTTCAAAACGAGGCTTTCCTGAATAGACTTTTTAATGGCTCGGGGCGTGATGTGATGGGTTTTATTGTATTCCAGCTGAACGGCCCGGCGCTGTGCCGTTTTATCCATCATGCGCTGCATGGAATCCGTGATATGATCAGCGTAAAGAATCACGCGTCCCTGTAAATGACGTGCAGCACGACCGGCCGTTTGTATCAGTGCCGTTTCCGACCGCAAAAACCCTTCTTTGTCTGCATCTAAAATAGCAACCAGCGCCACTTCGGGCAAATCAAGTCCTTCACGCAGCAGGTTAATCCCGATAAGACAGTCAAACTCGCCCTGCCGCAGGGATCGTAAAATTTCAACCCGTTCGATGGCATCAATTTCTGAATGCAGATATTTCACCCGCAACCCGATATCCAGCAAGTAGGCAGCCAAATCTTCGGAGGTGCGTTTTGTGAGCGTGGTCACTAAAACACGTTCGCCTGCTTCAGCTGCCCGACGAATCTCCTCCATTAAATCATCGATCTGATTGGCCAGCGGGCGAATTTCAACCGGCGGATCAACAATACCGGTGGGACGAATCACCTGGCGCACAATGGGTGCCTGCACTTCTTTTTCATACTTACCCGGCGTGGCTGTAACAAAGATAGACTGCGAGGTGCGTCCCCAGAACTCATCAAAATTCATCGGTCGGTTATCCAGTGCCGACGGCAGGCGAAATCCATGCTGTACCAGCGTTTGTTTTCGAGCCTGATCGCCATTATACATGGCTCGTATCTGCGGAATCGTCACATGTGACTCATCGATAATCGTTAAGAAATCACCCGGAATATAATCCAGTAGACATTCCGGACGCGCCCCCTGCTCACGGCCTGCCAGATGGCGCGAATAGTTTTCGATACCGGAGCAGTAGCCCATTTCCTTCATCATTTCCAGATCGTATTCTGTGCGCATACGAACGCGCTGCGCTTCGATAAATTTATTTTCCTTCTCAAACACGGCCACCTGTTCTTCCATTTCATGCTGAATCGCCACCAGAGCATCATCAATCTTGCTCTGCGGCATAACGAAATGTTTTGCGGGTGAAATGCAGACGGAATCCAATTCTGCTTCAACATGACAGGATACCGGATCCATCCGGCGAATGGATTCAATTTCATCGCCAAAGAAAACAACCCGCAGCATTTTCCGGTTGTAGGAAGGATAGATATCCACGGTTTCTCCTTTAACCGAGAACAGACCGGATGACGGGGCAATGTCATTGCGATTATACTGAATTTCCACCAACCGCTGGAGCAGGACATCACGATCCATTTCCTCTCCCACAGTGAGTTCAATCATCATCTGCCGATAGTCTTCCGGCGAGCCCAGGCCATAGATACAGGAAACGGAGGCCACAATAATCACGTCTTTACGATTAATCAGCGCATCCGTGGCGGCCAATCGAAGGCGTTCAATTTCCTCGTTGATGGAGGCATCTTTCTCAATAAATGTATCCGTCTGGGGGATATAAGCTTCTGGCTGATAGTAATCATAATAACTGATGAAATATTCGACGGCGTTTTCAGGGAAAAAAGATTTTAATTCTGCATACAGCTGCGCCGCCAGTGTTTTGTTATGCGATATAACCACGGCGGGACGTCCCAAACGCTGAATCACATTGGAAATGGTAAAGGTCTTCCCGGATCCCGTCACGCCCTCCAGCGTCACACAGCACTGTCCGGCAGCCAGAGCGTCACACAATGCATCAATCGCCTGTGGCTGGTCACCCGTTGGCTGATAATCAGAAATGAGTTTAAAGACCGGATTCACCATGATGCGCTCCACTGACGGGGTCTCTTATTCATAAAAGCAACCACATCCTGCGACACGCATTTTACTGCGCGTTATCCAGTATTGCCGCAGCAATAGCTGTCAGCGGTTTTACGACACAGGCACCACCACAGGCAACGGCTTCCTTCGGCATACCAAAAACAATACAACTGGCTTCATCCTGAGCCACGGTAAACCCGCCGGCATTACGAATGGATCGCAATCCCTGCGCACCATCAGATCCCATACCCGTCAAAATGACGCCGATACTGTTGGCTCCAGCATATTTTGCCACTGATTTAAACAAGACTTCGACACTGGGACGCTGGCGGCACACGCGCGGTCCGCCGCACACCTCGACACGATACCGGGCCCCGCTTCGACGCAGAACCATATGATGATTTCCAGGTGCGATCAGTACCAGACCCGGTCGAACCGAATCGCCGTCACAAGCCTCCCGAACTTCCATGGCGCACATTGTGTTCAAGCGATCGGCAAAGGAAGAGGTAAAATGCTCGGGCATATGCTGCACCACCACAATCCCGGGGGCATTGTGCGGTAACATTTGTAACACATGCTGAATCGCCTGCGTACCGCCTGTAGAGGCACCGATCGCCACCACTTTGTTGGTCGTCTGCGTCATACTCAGTCTAAGCCGATCCACGCCTTCATCCGCACGGGCCTGCACATTACGCTTCATCAAGGTGCGCGACACCCTGGACGCCGCCCTGATTTTCTCTGCCAGTTCAACCGACATATCTTTCACGGAATAGCTCTCGCCCGGTTTGCACATAACGTCAACGGCACCAGCATCTATCGCCTCCAGTGCCACCACACCACCCTTCGGGGTTAACGACGACACAACGATGACGGGCATAGGATAGTAATGCATCAGCTTGCGCAGAAAAGAAATCCCGTCCATGCGCGGCATTTCAACATCGAGCACCAGCACATCGGGTTTCAGTGAAACAATTTTATCTCTGGCAACATAGGGATCCGGCGCGGTACCCACGACATCCATGTCCGCCTCCTGACCAAGGTGCGCAGAAAAAACCTGCCGTACGACTGCTGAATCATCCACAATGAGAACACGAATATTTTGGGGCGGTATAGCCATTGTCACCCTCCGGCCGCGTGCGGGCGTGTTTCTATATTCACGAGCACCTTATACCCATCAACAGAAAGCCCTGCAACATCATTCCGTTTAAGCAGTTTATTCCACTTCTTTCCATCAATCCTGCTCACAACCGGAATGCTCAGCTTGTAAAGATTCATATCCCCGTAGATGCGGTGAAGCAGCTCGCCGCACATGATATTCGCCAGTTCTTTCAAGGCATCGTCCGCTACTTTGGGAAGGACTTCATCCATTTCCGAACCCAGCACATTGGCCGCCAGCTCCTGATTAAAACTTTGGGGGGCAACAATGCGTATGCATCCGGCTTCCGGCCCCTCATAGGTTATTTTAGCAAAAGAAAATATTTCGTTATCTTTGGCGATCACGTCTTCAGCCTCAACTTGTTCCGTAAACATAAAGGCGAACTGCTCAAGCACATCGCGAACTACCGCGACAAAAACATCAAAATAAACGAGCTCACTCATCTTGTTTGTCCCCTCCTTTTTCAGGCACGCCGGCACCATTCATAATGCTAAAGACCGTATCTCTTATCGCTTCGGGCGTGAACGGCTTATTCATATAGGCGCGAACACCTTTGTCTTTCAATTCTTTAACCCGATCCATATTTCTTTCCGTCGTAACAACGACCACTGGAATGGATTCAAGATACCCCAGCTTACTCATTGCTTCGATCAGTTCGACCCCGTTCATTTCCGGCATATTGATATCGGCAAATACGATGTCGATCCACTCCTTCTCCAGATGCTCCAATGCCTTGATTCCATTTTCGGCGTGCAGCACATCCCCGACATCAATCCCCGCAATGCGTAGCGTTCTCTCCAGCACAGTGCGAATAATGACGGAATCATCTACGATTAATACATTATATGCCATAAAAAGTTCTCCTGCTTACTCACAGCAAATCCAGTGATTTCTGAAGCATTTCCATTTTTTCAACGGTGCGTGCGGCCACCTGTTCAAGGATCAGTGTTCTTACTTTCAGCCGATCAAGTACCGCCTCGTCTACATGATACTGAAACGCATCCAATCCCGCTCCGATTCCCTGACTGTAAGCCAGAATATCTGCCACATGAACCACGTCCACTGAACTTCTAAATTCTTCTGCCATGGCCGGTTCATGATGACGACGCACGCAGGTAATAATTTCGCGAGGGAAAGACCAGTTTTCCAGCATCACCGCCCCCGCCTCCGGATGGTTAATGCCCAACACATGCATCTCCGCCAAATCAAACGCCACATGACGCTTTTCGGCTTCCTCTATGATGTGCGCACGGTGTTCCTGAACATAGGTACCCGTGACGGTTTTGCCTAAATCATGCAGCAATCCCGCTGTAAAAAGCAATTCGGCATTCTTTACCTTCAGCACATATGCCAAATCTTCAGATGCCAGTGCCACCCAGACACAATGGCGAAGAAACTCCTGCTTTTCCAATCCGTAGCCAGGCAGTGCTTCATTCACCATCGGCACCATTTGATGCGCCACCACCAGCTGAAGCAACCGTTTGGCTCCTATTCGAACGAAAGCTGCCTGCAGCGATTGAATTTCCCGAGAAGCCCCAAACCCTGCGGAATTGGCCATTTTTAATATATTAGCGGTCATGGCAGGGTCGTATCGCATCAGTTCGGACACTTTATCAAAGCCAATATCAGGATTGGACAAACACGTAACAATTTTTTCACATACGGGCTGCAATACGGGGATACTCCGTATTTTTTCCAAGATATCTCTTCGTATATAATCTGCGCTCATAAGAGTCGCTCCTGTCCCTGGGTTTTAAGAACCACATCACCCGTTTTCATACTTAAGCTCATTGTTCGGGAAATGTCGCCACCGACATCCTCCGCAGCCGTAAGTAATCCGTTTTTCCAGAGAACTTTTCTAAAAACCGTATAATTTCGTTCACCGATACGAAACATACCCTGTTTATCCAAAACCTGCGACCCGCCAGCCACCTTGATGATCAGACTGTTCTTCCGTGCCCCCAGTGCAAAGATTTCACGCAGCAGCATAGGGATCCCCGTATCCACAAACATCGCAGGCTTCAGCTCTGCTTTATTGCGATCTACAGAGGACAAAGGCAGCATGCAGTGAATGAGCCCGCCCACACACGCAACCGGATCATACACCGTGACCCCTATACAGGATCCCAGCGAATAGGTAATAAGCCGATCTTCCGGATTGGCACTGATTTGCATTTGTGCAATGTCAACGATTATCGTGCTCATACAGGCCTTCCGCCTCTTCGTTTCCCACGCATAAACCTGATCCTGTTTTTGTGCATCATTCAGCCTTTCCTATACACCGCAGGGGCTATATTGCGAAAATTGGACAGCAATCCCGACAGACTTTCCGCATGTCCCACCATCAAGTAACCACCATCTTTCAACAACCGCCAGCACTCTTCAAGTAACCTCACCCGCATAGGATTATCAAAATAGATCATTACATTTCTACAAAAAACCACATCAAAAGGCCCCTGCATCGGATAGGGTGCATGCACCAAATTCAGTCTGGCAAAGGTCACCATGGATTTCAACGGGGGCCGCACCTGATAGGTATCCGTGTTCCTTATAGAGGATAAATACTTAATTTTTAATGCTTTAGGAACTTTTGACAATGATTTCTCTCTATATATTCCCTCGCGGGCATGCTGAATCACCTTTGTAGAAATATCGGTAGCTAAAATGCGCACATCCGAAACATCACGCAGGGCCTCCGATACCGTCATGGCCAATGTATAGGGCTCTTCGCCCGTGGATGACGCCGCACACCAGATACGAAAACGATGCTGTCCCTGTGCTTCCCACTCTTCTAATAAACGGTGCAGAAAATTAAAGTGTTCCGCCTCGCGATAAAAATGGGTCACATTGGTAGAAATAACGTTGAGCAACTCCACTAGTTCATTGCCGCTGGTATCGGCACAGACATACTCGTAATACTCTTCAAAACGCGTCATCCCCAACCGCCGAAGTCGTTTCCGAACCCGAGATGACACCATAGAATCCTTTTGAGGCCCCAACGTGATCCCAGCCTGTTCATACACCAGATCAGCAAAACATCGAAACATTTTTGGGGTGAGCTGCTCTATATTCTGCACACAAACCGAATCCTTTGCCTTAGACGGAATCATCCCGTGCTCCGTCCGTCCGAACACTTATGCCCTGCTTGTTTTCCATCGCCAGTTTTGTTAATCCGCTCACATCGAGAATCAGCCCGGGACGGCCATCCGACATAATGCTTGCCCCGGCGATGCCCGGCAGCACACCCAACGTATCGCCCAGACTTTTAATAACAGTTTGCTGCTGTCCCAGCAGCTCATCCACCACCAGTGCAATTTTCCGGCCGGTATCTTCCACCACCATAACCAATGCCTCGGACACGGTTTCAATGGCCTGACCGATTTCAAAGACTCTCGAAATGCGCACAACCGGTAGAATGTCGTCCCGGAAAGACAGTACTTCCCCTTTTCCTTTTATGGTCTTCACTGAATCGCCGCCGGGACGGAATGATTCAACAATAGACAACGTGGGTACAATGTAGTGTTCGTTGCCCACGCGAACGACCATGCCGTCAATAATCGCCGTCGTAAGCGGCAGGACGATGGTAAATGTTGTGCCGACGCCTTTCGCTGTGTCGATCATGATTTTTCCGCGCAGGCTTTCAATATTTCGGCGCACCACATCCATCCCTACACCGCGCCCGCTGATCTCCGTAACCTTGCTGGCCGTAGAAAAGCCCGCTTCAAAAATCATGGCGTATACATCGGCGTCCGATAAATTCTCTGCCGACGTGATCAATTCTTTTTTCAGTGCCTTGGCTACAATCGCGTCACGATCCAGGCCAAATCCATCATCTTTCACCTGAATGTGAATATTCCCTCCCTGATGAAAGGCATTGAGCAGAACATGTGCCTGCGCTGACTTTCCGGCAGCCTCCCGCTGTTCAGCGGACTCCACACCGTGATCGACCGCATTACGTATCATGTGCATCAACGGATCACCCAGTTTTTCAACGATACCCCGATCCAGCTCCGTTTCCTGACCATGCATGCTGAATTCGATGCGTTTGCCTGATTTTTTTGCCAAATCCCGCACCAGACGCGCCATTTTACGAAAGGTTGCATCAATCGGAGTCATCCGCATCGCCATGCTCATGTCCTGCAAGGTTCGGGATATTTTATTGAGATGCCCCATGTTGCGCTCCAGACGCAATGACTTGATCCGGCGAATGTCCGGATCCTGCCCTACAATGGCCTCTGCAATAACCAGTTCGCCGATGGTATCGATCAATAAATCTAAACGGGCCGCGTCGATTTTTACAAAGGACGGGACTGCGGCCTGATAATCCGGGGGCGTCTGCATATTCTCCATTTTGGCAGACTGCGGTTCCATACCGGCCTCCGATGGCTCGGCAGGCGGAATAGACGGTGGAGAAACCGGTTGATCTATGTTTTTCTCAGGGACGGATGGCGCGGCCGCCGATACCACGGATTTTGCAGCGGAACCCTCATTTACCTTGCGCAATTTATGCAGCAATATGTCGAAATCGGGACGTGTATGAAAAAGATGATCGCTGCTGATCGCCTGCTGCAGATCCTGCATCATGTTCTTTAACATGTCCAATGAGGCAAACAGCAAATCGACGAGCAGCCCTTCGAAGTTTTTTTTCTTCTTGCGAATATCATCAAGAATCGTTTCCGCATCATGGGAAAGCACACTAATCGGATCCAGTGCCAGAAATCCCGACACCCCTTTGATGGTATGCAGCGAGCGAAAGACATCCCCCACCACTTCCGTATTACCCGGATCATTCTCCAGCTGCATCAGTCCCGCATCGGCTGCTTCCAGTAAATCCTGCGATTCGACGATAAAATCTCTGGCTAAATCGATCTCGTTTACAGGGTATGTCCCTTTCATAAAAGCCAGCACCTGCTCCTCCGAGGCTTCAGATACAACTGTGGAATCAGGAGCCTCGGGCTCAATCGGCCGGCTGTCACCTACAAAATCAGCAATCAATTGTTTCAGAAGCTGCGGATCCCTTGAGGTTTGCTTTTTTGCACAATCCGAGATGGTCTCAAGCAACCAGTCTTTCATGGTTAGTAAAAGATCGGAACTGAGCGATTCCGCATAATCCAGCAAATAATCTTCAAAAATATGACACGACTGCTGCAGTCGATCAATCCCGACCACCCCCGCTTCCCCTTTCATGGTATGAATCAGCCTGCGAATCCCGTCTAAACTGGATGCGGATGTGGTGTTCTCGTAATCGAGAATCAGCTCTTCCAGCTGCTGGAGTCCCGTATGCTGCTGTTCAACAAAGGATGCAAACAGTTCATCATCGACCATCTGATTGTATTTGAACTGTACCGGCTCTGCATCGTCTTCTGTCGATTTCACCGGCGTGGCGACCATGGGCCGCTCTTCTTTCAGTGACTGCTGCAGCATCTCAATGAGTTCGGCGGCCTCGCTGATAATTTCATGCCGGTCGATGGAATCATCGACGATAGAGCCTCCAATCCGTCCGCACACGTCTGCCACACGTTTTGATTCAACGCTCCCCTGCTCGTATGATTCGGATAACGCGTTGACAGCAAGGCATAAACTAGACCATTCCTGTGCATCTTCACGATCAATGAGTAAAATTTGCTCAGCCAGCTGGTTGAGCATTTCTTCTTTATTGTTATTCATAAGGCCGCTTACGCTCTTTCTAGTTCCACACATCTATCACCAACGCGTCCAAGGGTCTCAATTAGGCGGTGAGAAGTCAAGCCATCCCGCACGTTGCACTGGCATATAAAATAACAGCACTCATGAAAAAATAACACCTTATGCGTTGGACACCGTAGGATGTGTTGTTTACATTTCACCACATTCAAATGCGCCCCCTTCTAGGATCATCGCTGCGAGAGGTACAAATGCAATCATCTTTTCACGAATTACTTAGCAAAATAAAAGACCTAGCTCACGATGCTCTATGGGACGATATTAGACCCATTATTAATGCGCTCCCCTGCGAAGATATCGCTGAAATTCTCAATGCGCTTCCTGCCGACCTGATTAAGCCTGTATTCAATCAGATTGACGAAGAATTAAAGCCGGATACCCTCAGTGAACTGGAAGATCGCGTCGGTATGGACGTCATCGAATCCCTTTCCAATGATGAACTGGCAGATATCTTCGAAGATATGGCTCCCGATGATGCGGCAGATATCATTGCCGAGCTGGACGACACCCGCTCTGAACAGGTTCTAAACCTGATGGAACAGGAAGAGTCGGAGGACGTGCGCAGGCTGCTCTCCTACGATGAAGAAAGTGCCGGCGGTATTATGACCACCGACATTATTGTTTTCCCCGGCTCGCTCATTGTTTCTAAAGCCATTAAACAGATCGCCTATATGGATGTGGATGAACCGTTTTACACCGCCTACATTGTGGATGAACAAAACCGGCTCATCGGACGGATCGGATTATGGGAGCTGCTGAAAGAACGACATCGTAAACGCACCATGCAGGAGATCTGTCATTCAAAAGTGATCAGTGCAACGGCGGACATGGATCAGGAAGCCGTCGCCCGACTGATGTCAAAGTATGACATGACATCGATCCCTGTCGTTGATCATACCAACTGCCTTCTTGGACGCATTACCATTGATGATATCATGGACGTGGTCGAAGAAGAGGCCACCGAAGACCTGTTCCGCTTTGCCGGTTCAAATCAGGATGAGATCGGCTATACCAGTCCGCTGGAAGCGTGCCGTTCGCGTCTGCCCTGGTT of Spartobacteria bacterium contains these proteins:
- a CDS encoding prepilin-type N-terminal cleavage/methylation domain-containing protein, with product MKRSLARIRKHDNTQGFTLIEIMIVVAIIGLLTSIAIPSFLHVREKTMERTQQTNCRQIEAAIARYAMDVGATNGQLFVWNTFKSYLRQQDLNSYTVASAIPDATTFLVGGTVNYE
- the nadC gene encoding carboxylating nicotinate-nucleotide diphosphorylase, with translation MIVDEVENYFPEGQQALVKMALDEDLGERGDITSIAMIDSGKQGEAVLLAKETCVVSGGPLARMVFQMVDARIEVTTLVPDGCEVTAGTNILSVRGPVQSLLTAERTALNFMQRLSGVATMTRTFTCITEPFGTKILDTRKTTPGMRLLEKYAVRCGGGSNHRMGLYDRVLIKDNHRAMWAEQQRGDLGEAVRHARDMFSDVMIEIEVETVDELRQALPMKPEWVLLDNMGPEKLRECVDLCKGICLTEASGGITLANVKDIAASGVDAISLGCLTHSAPSVDLSLEMV
- the uvrB gene encoding excinuclease ABC subunit UvrB: MNPVFKLISDYQPTGDQPQAIDALCDALAAGQCCVTLEGVTGSGKTFTISNVIQRLGRPAVVISHNKTLAAQLYAELKSFFPENAVEYFISYYDYYQPEAYIPQTDTFIEKDASINEEIERLRLAATDALINRKDVIIVASVSCIYGLGSPEDYRQMMIELTVGEEMDRDVLLQRLVEIQYNRNDIAPSSGLFSVKGETVDIYPSYNRKMLRVVFFGDEIESIRRMDPVSCHVEAELDSVCISPAKHFVMPQSKIDDALVAIQHEMEEQVAVFEKENKFIEAQRVRMRTEYDLEMMKEMGYCSGIENYSRHLAGREQGARPECLLDYIPGDFLTIIDESHVTIPQIRAMYNGDQARKQTLVQHGFRLPSALDNRPMNFDEFWGRTSQSIFVTATPGKYEKEVQAPIVRQVIRPTGIVDPPVEIRPLANQIDDLMEEIRRAAEAGERVLVTTLTKRTSEDLAAYLLDIGLRVKYLHSEIDAIERVEILRSLRQGEFDCLIGINLLREGLDLPEVALVAILDADKEGFLRSETALIQTAGRAARHLQGRVILYADHITDSMQRMMDKTAQRRAVQLEYNKTHHITPRAIKKSIQESLVLKKQAEKMNEQVMGGDSAQYDINEVLVQLEKEMLEAARLLEFERAAVLRDEMNQVKATLSGKTFTPPMKRQHKRKKPDFHKKNEKGKRR
- a CDS encoding chemotaxis response regulator protein-glutamate methylesterase, with protein sequence MAIPPQNIRVLIVDDSAVVRQVFSAHLGQEADMDVVGTAPDPYVARDKIVSLKPDVLVLDVEMPRMDGISFLRKLMHYYPMPVIVVSSLTPKGGVVALEAIDAGAVDVMCKPGESYSVKDMSVELAEKIRAASRVSRTLMKRNVQARADEGVDRLRLSMTQTTNKVVAIGASTGGTQAIQHVLQMLPHNAPGIVVVQHMPEHFTSSFADRLNTMCAMEVREACDGDSVRPGLVLIAPGNHHMVLRRSGARYRVEVCGGPRVCRQRPSVEVLFKSVAKYAGANSIGVILTGMGSDGAQGLRSIRNAGGFTVAQDEASCIVFGMPKEAVACGGACVVKPLTAIAAAILDNAQ
- a CDS encoding response regulator, with the translated sequence MAYNVLIVDDSVIIRTVLERTLRIAGIDVGDVLHAENGIKALEHLEKEWIDIVFADINMPEMNGVELIEAMSKLGYLESIPVVVVTTERNMDRVKELKDKGVRAYMNKPFTPEAIRDTVFSIMNGAGVPEKGGDKQDE
- a CDS encoding HDOD domain-containing protein, with the translated sequence MSADYIRRDILEKIRSIPVLQPVCEKIVTCLSNPDIGFDKVSELMRYDPAMTANILKMANSAGFGASREIQSLQAAFVRIGAKRLLQLVVAHQMVPMVNEALPGYGLEKQEFLRHCVWVALASEDLAYVLKVKNAELLFTAGLLHDLGKTVTGTYVQEHRAHIIEEAEKRHVAFDLAEMHVLGINHPEAGAVMLENWSFPREIITCVRRHHEPAMAEEFRSSVDVVHVADILAYSQGIGAGLDAFQYHVDEAVLDRLKVRTLILEQVAARTVEKMEMLQKSLDLL
- a CDS encoding chemotaxis protein CheD; translated protein: MSTIIVDIAQMQISANPEDRLITYSLGSCIGVTVYDPVACVGGLIHCMLPLSSVDRNKAELKPAMFVDTGIPMLLREIFALGARKNSLIIKVAGGSQVLDKQGMFRIGERNYTVFRKVLWKNGLLTAAEDVGGDISRTMSLSMKTGDVVLKTQGQERLL
- a CDS encoding methyltransferase domain-containing protein; protein product: MFRCFADLVYEQAGITLGPQKDSMVSSRVRKRLRRLGMTRFEEYYEYVCADTSGNELVELLNVISTNVTHFYREAEHFNFLHRLLEEWEAQGQHRFRIWCAASSTGEEPYTLAMTVSEALRDVSDVRILATDISTKVIQHAREGIYREKSLSKVPKALKIKYLSSIRNTDTYQVRPPLKSMVTFARLNLVHAPYPMQGPFDVVFCRNVMIYFDNPMRVRLLEECWRLLKDGGYLMVGHAESLSGLLSNFRNIAPAVYRKG
- a CDS encoding chemotaxis protein CheA codes for the protein MCGTRKSVSGLMNNNKEEMLNQLAEQILLIDREDAQEWSSLCLAVNALSESYEQGSVESKRVADVCGRIGGSIVDDSIDRHEIISEAAELIEMLQQSLKEERPMVATPVKSTEDDAEPVQFKYNQMVDDELFASFVEQQHTGLQQLEELILDYENTTSASSLDGIRRLIHTMKGEAGVVGIDRLQQSCHIFEDYLLDYAESLSSDLLLTMKDWLLETISDCAKKQTSRDPQLLKQLIADFVGDSRPIEPEAPDSTVVSEASEEQVLAFMKGTYPVNEIDLARDFIVESQDLLEAADAGLMQLENDPGNTEVVGDVFRSLHTIKGVSGFLALDPISVLSHDAETILDDIRKKKKNFEGLLVDLLFASLDMLKNMMQDLQQAISSDHLFHTRPDFDILLHKLRKVNEGSAAKSVVSAAAPSVPEKNIDQPVSPPSIPPAEPSEAGMEPQSAKMENMQTPPDYQAAVPSFVKIDAARLDLLIDTIGELVIAEAIVGQDPDIRRIKSLRLERNMGHLNKISRTLQDMSMAMRMTPIDATFRKMARLVRDLAKKSGKRIEFSMHGQETELDRGIVEKLGDPLMHMIRNAVDHGVESAEQREAAGKSAQAHVLLNAFHQGGNIHIQVKDDGFGLDRDAIVAKALKKELITSAENLSDADVYAMIFEAGFSTASKVTEISGRGVGMDVVRRNIESLRGKIMIDTAKGVGTTFTIVLPLTTAIIDGMVVRVGNEHYIVPTLSIVESFRPGGDSVKTIKGKGEVLSFRDDILPVVRISRVFEIGQAIETVSEALVMVVEDTGRKIALVVDELLGQQQTVIKSLGDTLGVLPGIAGASIMSDGRPGLILDVSGLTKLAMENKQGISVRTDGARDDSV